In Agrobacterium tumefaciens, a single genomic region encodes these proteins:
- a CDS encoding glycosyltransferase family 4 protein yields MTDTKKIVVLLKGYPRLSETFIAQELLGLEKAGLELELMSMRRPTDKKRHPVHDEIRAPVTYLPEYLHEEPLRVLKALWACRKKPGFGSALRRFFSDLPHDLSRNRFRRFGQAAVLAHEWPVDAEWLHVHFIHTPASVAAYTHLITGTPWTISAHAKDIWTSSDHDLATKLQSARWTVTCTAGGFQHLQALSGPKQNVHLSYHGLDLTRFPHFEGPRPARDGSNAADPVRILSVGRAVKKKGIDILLRALASLPETVHWRFTHIGGGDELTALKKLADELGIAERIVWTGAMDQKQVLENYREADLFALACRITSDGDRDGLPNVLVEAASQALTCISTNISGIPEFFVNGENGLLTEPENRAAFAEALRTAITDPQLRQRLGAAAEDRVRTAFDHRTSIAELKSLFETEWEKTP; encoded by the coding sequence GTGACTGATACAAAAAAAATCGTGGTGCTCCTCAAGGGCTATCCGCGCCTGTCCGAGACTTTCATCGCCCAGGAGCTTCTAGGGCTCGAAAAGGCCGGGCTGGAACTCGAACTCATGTCCATGCGCCGTCCGACGGACAAGAAGCGACACCCCGTTCATGATGAAATCCGCGCGCCCGTCACATACCTGCCGGAATATCTGCATGAAGAGCCGCTGCGGGTTCTGAAAGCGCTATGGGCCTGCCGTAAAAAGCCTGGCTTCGGAAGCGCGCTTCGCCGGTTTTTCAGCGACCTGCCGCATGATCTCAGCCGCAACCGATTTCGCCGTTTCGGGCAGGCCGCTGTGCTGGCCCATGAATGGCCTGTGGATGCCGAATGGCTGCACGTTCACTTCATCCACACGCCCGCCTCCGTCGCCGCCTATACCCATCTCATAACAGGCACGCCCTGGACGATTTCCGCCCATGCCAAGGACATCTGGACCTCTAGCGACCACGACCTTGCAACTAAGCTGCAAAGCGCCCGCTGGACCGTGACCTGCACCGCCGGCGGTTTTCAGCATCTGCAAGCGCTCTCCGGGCCAAAGCAGAATGTGCATCTGAGCTATCACGGGCTCGATCTCACCCGTTTCCCGCATTTTGAGGGACCGCGCCCTGCAAGGGACGGATCGAATGCCGCCGATCCGGTCAGAATTTTAAGCGTCGGCCGAGCGGTCAAGAAAAAGGGCATCGATATTCTGCTGCGGGCGCTCGCCTCGCTTCCTGAGACCGTCCATTGGCGCTTCACCCATATTGGCGGTGGCGACGAACTGACCGCGCTGAAAAAACTGGCCGACGAACTTGGCATTGCCGAGAGAATTGTCTGGACCGGCGCCATGGACCAGAAGCAGGTGCTGGAGAACTACCGCGAGGCGGATCTCTTCGCGCTTGCCTGCCGCATCACCAGCGATGGCGACCGCGACGGTCTTCCCAATGTACTAGTCGAGGCCGCAAGCCAGGCGCTGACCTGCATTTCCACCAATATATCAGGCATCCCGGAATTCTTCGTGAATGGCGAAAACGGCCTGCTGACGGAGCCGGAAAATCGGGCAGCCTTCGCAGAAGCGCTGCGCACCGCAATCACCGATCCGCAATTGCGCCAGCGTCTCGGCGCTGCCGCTGAGGACCGCGTTCGAACAGCTTTCGACCATCGCACCAGCATCGCCGAATTGAAGTCTCTGTTCGAGACCGAGTGGGAAAAGACACCATGA
- a CDS encoding glycosyltransferase family protein produces MTEMEKRPSVFFYVQHLLGIGHIARASRVANALQADGFDVVLVTGGTPVPGFPGEGIRHVELPPIAVSDGNFSGLIDSSGKPVDETFKNLRTDMLIGAYHGAKPDIVIIEAFPFGRRQVRFELLPLLDEIEDSEPRPLVMTSLRDILQEKTKPGRDEETVSLVKKHFDAVLVHGDPDFARLEDTFPLASEISQRIIYTGLVAPQPPPEPAEKFDIVVSAGGGAVGAALIRAALEAAPLLPDIKSWCLVTGPNMPQADFDAISAEAPDNVSVFRFRKDFASLLAGARLSVSQAGYNTVCDILQAKCRSLLIPFAAGGETEQSARAERLARLGLAQVLEEKHISAQSMAEAINAALALPEPGKVHLDLDGAAGTARALRRLYDER; encoded by the coding sequence ATGACCGAGATGGAAAAGCGTCCTTCCGTTTTCTTTTACGTGCAGCATCTTCTCGGCATCGGCCATATTGCCCGCGCCAGCCGCGTTGCCAATGCCCTGCAGGCGGATGGTTTCGATGTCGTTCTGGTCACCGGCGGCACCCCGGTTCCGGGCTTTCCCGGTGAAGGCATCCGCCATGTCGAACTGCCGCCGATCGCTGTCAGCGACGGCAACTTTTCAGGACTTATCGACAGTTCCGGCAAGCCGGTGGACGAGACCTTCAAGAACCTCAGAACCGACATGCTGATCGGCGCCTATCACGGCGCAAAGCCCGATATCGTCATCATCGAGGCTTTTCCATTCGGCCGCAGACAGGTGCGCTTCGAATTGCTGCCCTTGCTGGACGAGATCGAGGACAGCGAACCACGCCCGCTCGTGATGACCTCGCTGCGCGATATCCTCCAGGAAAAAACCAAGCCCGGCCGGGACGAAGAGACCGTTTCCCTGGTGAAGAAACATTTCGACGCGGTGCTCGTGCACGGCGATCCCGATTTCGCCCGGCTGGAAGATACGTTCCCCCTCGCCAGTGAAATCAGCCAGCGCATTATCTATACCGGGCTCGTCGCCCCGCAACCACCGCCGGAACCGGCGGAAAAATTCGATATCGTCGTCTCCGCAGGGGGCGGCGCCGTCGGCGCAGCCCTCATCCGGGCAGCCCTTGAGGCAGCCCCGCTGCTGCCTGACATCAAGAGCTGGTGCCTCGTCACCGGTCCCAACATGCCGCAGGCGGATTTCGATGCGATTTCCGCCGAAGCGCCGGACAATGTTTCCGTCTTCCGCTTCCGCAAGGATTTCGCCAGCCTGCTTGCCGGCGCGCGGCTTTCGGTATCACAGGCCGGTTACAACACCGTCTGTGATATTCTTCAGGCGAAATGCCGTTCGCTGCTGATCCCCTTCGCGGCCGGTGGCGAAACGGAACAGAGCGCCCGGGCCGAACGGCTGGCGCGGCTGGGCTTGGCGCAGGTGCTGGAGGAAAAACACATCTCCGCGCAGTCCATGGCCGAGGCCATCAACGCGGCATTGGCGCTGCCGGAACCGGGCAAGGTCCACCTCGATCTCGATGGCGCGGCAGGCACCGCTAGAGCACTGCGCCGCCTTTATGATGAGCGCTGA
- a CDS encoding copper homeostasis protein CutC — protein MILEICVDDVAGLEAAVRGGADRIELCAALSGGGVTPSAGFMQRAAAYGLPVSVMIRPRAGDFVFTRDEADVMKRDIDAARAAGLSGVVLGASRGDGSLDMALLEELRRHADGMDATLHRAFDIVPDMEEALEAAISLGFPRILTSGGARSALEGVETLARLSELAKGRIVIMPGAGVRPQSVQTLLDRFPITEIHASCSAVPFYDPESRVAKLGFTGAGRKATDEAAVRELKTILSAHHKGGAVL, from the coding sequence ATGATTCTCGAAATTTGCGTGGACGATGTGGCCGGTCTGGAAGCGGCGGTCAGGGGCGGGGCCGACCGGATCGAGCTTTGCGCGGCGCTGTCCGGCGGTGGAGTGACGCCATCGGCGGGGTTCATGCAGCGGGCGGCGGCCTATGGGTTGCCGGTGAGCGTCATGATCAGGCCGCGCGCCGGGGATTTCGTGTTCACGCGCGACGAGGCCGATGTGATGAAACGCGATATCGATGCCGCGCGCGCGGCAGGGCTTTCCGGCGTGGTGCTCGGCGCATCGCGTGGCGATGGCTCGCTTGATATGGCTTTGCTCGAAGAATTGCGCCGTCACGCTGACGGAATGGATGCGACGTTGCACCGGGCGTTCGATATCGTGCCGGATATGGAGGAGGCCTTGGAGGCTGCCATTTCGCTTGGTTTTCCACGCATCCTGACCTCCGGCGGCGCGCGTTCGGCGCTTGAGGGCGTCGAGACTTTGGCGCGTCTATCGGAGCTTGCCAAAGGCCGGATCGTCATCATGCCCGGAGCCGGCGTGCGCCCGCAAAGCGTTCAGACATTGCTGGATCGTTTTCCGATTACGGAAATCCACGCTTCCTGTTCCGCCGTACCGTTTTATGATCCGGAAAGCAGGGTGGCGAAGCTCGGCTTTACCGGCGCGGGGCGCAAGGCGACGGATGAGGCCGCCGTGCGCGAATTAAAGACGATCCTCAGCGCTCATCATAAAGGCGGCGCAGTGCTCTAG
- a CDS encoding MFS transporter, producing the protein MPSALSIVINNPSIRIGALAILFFGFSNAATAPYQAVIGIREIGLSNSVYSLLMLFAAVINVSASVLMGIVADRLGEYRKPMLLIALFGVSGYLLVYLVGNATAFVSAKLLLLPIFGAMNSLIFAHVRADARNLSTGDMIAVNSIMRATISLSWVLVPGIVGIFLVNSGNMLLAFLFSGICALICFLLVAFCLPRAATPAVVSNEARFGLMASLAEIGSRRVLLRIIAIALICSMLHLNDSIRSLIITGQAKGTVADIGIVAGIVAALEIVFILLWGWIEKKVPQTLTLAAGAVLYAIYLILQGLASAPWHIYAQTVISALGAAAIISIPITYLQELIADRPGLGSSLIAVNIFLGAGLGALIFAVGTLVSSYSGTSILGAIVGLGGVYMLYALDGTGRRR; encoded by the coding sequence ATGCCGTCGGCTCTTTCCATCGTCATCAACAATCCGTCGATCCGCATCGGGGCGCTCGCCATCCTGTTTTTCGGGTTTTCCAATGCGGCGACAGCGCCCTATCAGGCGGTCATCGGCATTCGTGAAATCGGGCTGAGCAACAGCGTCTATTCCCTGCTGATGCTGTTTGCCGCCGTCATCAATGTAAGTGCCAGCGTGCTGATGGGCATCGTCGCCGACAGGCTGGGTGAATATCGCAAACCCATGCTGCTTATCGCACTCTTCGGGGTCAGCGGTTATCTGCTGGTTTATCTGGTCGGCAACGCCACGGCTTTCGTCAGCGCCAAACTCCTTCTGCTGCCGATTTTCGGGGCGATGAACTCGCTGATCTTCGCGCATGTGCGCGCCGATGCCCGCAATCTTTCGACTGGCGACATGATCGCCGTGAATTCGATCATGCGGGCCACCATCTCGCTGTCCTGGGTGCTGGTGCCCGGCATTGTCGGCATTTTTCTGGTGAATTCCGGCAATATGCTTCTGGCATTCTTGTTCTCGGGCATCTGCGCGCTTATCTGTTTTCTGCTGGTCGCTTTCTGCCTGCCGCGCGCGGCCACGCCGGCAGTCGTCAGTAACGAAGCACGCTTCGGCCTCATGGCCTCCCTTGCGGAAATCGGATCGCGGCGGGTGCTTTTGCGGATCATCGCCATCGCCCTGATCTGCTCCATGCTGCACCTGAATGATTCCATCCGCTCGCTCATCATAACCGGACAGGCAAAGGGTACGGTCGCGGATATCGGTATCGTTGCGGGCATCGTCGCCGCGCTGGAAATCGTTTTCATTCTCCTCTGGGGCTGGATCGAAAAGAAGGTGCCGCAAACGCTGACGCTGGCGGCGGGTGCGGTGCTTTACGCCATCTATCTCATCCTCCAGGGGCTCGCTTCCGCGCCTTGGCACATCTATGCGCAGACCGTCATCAGCGCGCTCGGTGCCGCCGCCATCATCAGCATTCCCATCACCTATCTGCAGGAGTTGATCGCCGACCGGCCGGGGCTCGGAAGCTCGCTGATCGCGGTCAATATCTTCCTCGGCGCCGGTCTCGGTGCGTTGATTTTTGCCGTTGGAACCCTGGTCTCCAGTTATTCGGGAACCTCCATATTGGGGGCGATCGTGGGTCTTGGCGGGGTTTATATGCTCTATGCGCTTGATGGGACGGGTCGCCGCAGGTAG
- a CDS encoding M81 family metallopeptidase → MRIAVGGIHTECSTYSPVLMGQEDFRVFRGAELLEAEYFNFLGEGGADVLPLLHARAVPGGPVSRGAYDAFKHEFLERLKASLPLDGLYLAMHGAMNVEGMDDAEGDWISSARAVVGPDVVVAASYDLHGNVSQTIIDQLDIFAGYRTAPHIDVRETMVRAWTMLLKALKTGEKPGVAWAKIPVLLPGEKTSTEDEPAKSLYAVLPDYDARPGIWDANFMIGYVWADEPRATACAVVTGTDKAAAKAVATEIAQCYWNARQDFRFGPVTEPLDAIMDIAEKTTTRPIILADSGDNPTGGGVGDRADVLSALIARNWQGALLGGITDRPAVEACFAAGEGARLSIKIGGSLDPQSPSVTVEARVLKLDDPGAADHRQAVVAIGAITVILAARRRPYHMISDFTRLGFDPKEVRLLVVKSGYLSPELAPIANPNLMALTEGVINQDIENLPNHRRSGDFYPWKPDFDYIPKPILSARWQ, encoded by the coding sequence ATGCGTATTGCCGTTGGTGGAATTCATACCGAATGCAGCACCTATTCCCCCGTGCTGATGGGGCAGGAGGATTTTCGCGTCTTTCGTGGCGCGGAGCTTCTGGAGGCCGAGTATTTCAATTTCCTCGGCGAAGGTGGAGCGGACGTATTGCCGCTTCTGCACGCCCGCGCCGTGCCGGGTGGCCCGGTGTCACGCGGGGCCTATGACGCATTCAAGCACGAGTTCCTCGAACGCCTGAAGGCCTCGTTGCCGCTGGACGGGCTTTATCTCGCCATGCATGGTGCGATGAATGTCGAAGGCATGGACGATGCGGAAGGTGACTGGATTTCCAGCGCCCGCGCCGTGGTCGGACCGGATGTTGTTGTCGCCGCGAGCTATGATTTGCATGGCAATGTCAGCCAGACGATCATCGATCAGCTGGATATATTTGCCGGCTACCGAACTGCGCCGCATATCGATGTGCGCGAGACGATGGTGCGGGCTTGGACGATGTTGCTGAAGGCTCTGAAGACGGGAGAAAAGCCCGGCGTGGCCTGGGCGAAAATCCCCGTTCTGCTGCCAGGCGAAAAGACCTCCACGGAAGATGAGCCCGCCAAAAGCCTCTATGCCGTTCTGCCGGATTACGATGCGCGGCCCGGCATATGGGATGCAAATTTCATGATCGGTTACGTCTGGGCCGATGAACCCCGGGCGACGGCCTGTGCGGTGGTGACGGGAACCGACAAAGCGGCAGCAAAGGCCGTCGCCACCGAGATCGCGCAATGCTACTGGAATGCCCGGCAGGATTTTCGTTTCGGGCCTGTGACGGAGCCGCTCGACGCCATCATGGATATTGCGGAAAAGACGACGACACGGCCGATTATTCTCGCTGACTCCGGTGACAACCCGACCGGCGGCGGGGTGGGCGATCGCGCCGATGTTCTTTCGGCGCTGATTGCGCGCAACTGGCAGGGTGCTCTTCTGGGCGGCATCACCGACCGGCCGGCGGTCGAAGCCTGTTTTGCGGCAGGTGAGGGCGCGCGTCTTTCCATAAAGATCGGCGGCAGTCTCGATCCGCAAAGTCCTTCTGTCACCGTCGAAGCCAGGGTTCTGAAACTGGACGATCCCGGTGCTGCCGATCACCGGCAGGCGGTGGTCGCCATCGGTGCCATCACGGTCATTCTGGCGGCACGACGCAGGCCCTATCACATGATTTCGGATTTCACCCGTCTGGGTTTCGATCCGAAAGAGGTCAGGCTGCTGGTCGTCAAGTCAGGTTATCTTTCTCCGGAGCTTGCGCCGATCGCCAATCCCAATCTCATGGCGCTGACGGAAGGGGTGATCAATCAGGATATCGAAAACCTTCCCAATCACCGCCGGTCCGGCGATTTTTATCCGTGGAAGCCGGATTTCGACTATATCCCCAAACCCATCCTTTCGGCCCGCTGGCAATGA